Proteins encoded in a region of the Methanobacterium petrolearium genome:
- the dph5 gene encoding diphthine synthase: protein MLYLVGLGLYDEKDISINGLEAIQSADVVYAEFYTARLFGGDLKSLENLAGVQINILAREEVEEDVLPLKQAENKDIAFLTAGDPLMATTHSDILMEAHKKGIKTVVIHSSSILSAAPGIAGLQAYKFGKVTTIPRPEENYFPHSPYQVIQENKKMGLHTLVLLDIQAHRDYYMTANEGLEYLLRVEDARNEGLISDDTLSVVIARAGSRKPLVRAGPIKTLVQEDFGGPLHCIIIPADLHFLEAEGLVILGGAPENILEDQ, encoded by the coding sequence ATGCTCTACCTGGTTGGACTGGGACTCTATGATGAAAAAGACATATCCATAAATGGTCTTGAAGCCATTCAATCTGCAGATGTGGTTTACGCTGAATTTTACACGGCTCGCCTATTTGGTGGGGATTTAAAATCCCTGGAAAACCTGGCAGGGGTGCAGATCAATATACTGGCCAGGGAAGAAGTTGAAGAAGATGTTCTGCCATTAAAACAAGCTGAAAATAAAGATATAGCATTTTTAACTGCAGGTGACCCTTTAATGGCTACCACTCATTCAGATATCCTGATGGAAGCCCATAAAAAAGGAATAAAAACCGTAGTTATCCATTCATCATCCATACTCTCAGCAGCCCCTGGTATTGCAGGTTTGCAGGCATATAAGTTTGGTAAAGTCACAACTATACCCAGGCCAGAAGAAAACTACTTCCCCCACTCTCCCTATCAGGTTATACAGGAAAATAAAAAGATGGGCCTACATACGCTTGTTTTACTTGATATCCAGGCACATAGGGATTATTATATGACTGCAAACGAGGGTCTTGAGTACCTTCTGCGTGTTGAAGATGCACGGAATGAAGGATTAATATCTGATGATACCTTGTCTGTGGTGATTGCCCGTGCAGGTTCCAGGAAACCTCTGGTTAGAGCAGGTCCAATAAAGACTTTGGTGCAAGAAGATTTTGGAGGGCCTCTTCATTGCATTATAATTCCAGCTGATTTACACTTTTTAGAGGCAGAAGGACTTGTTATTTTGGGTGGTGCACCTGAAAATATTTTAGAAGACCAATAA